In one Capricornis sumatraensis isolate serow.1 chromosome 1, serow.2, whole genome shotgun sequence genomic region, the following are encoded:
- the GPR87 gene encoding G-protein coupled receptor 87: MGLNLTLAKLPDNELHGPGNHTPSNTSDGPGKNTTVHNEFDTIVLPGLYLVIFVASILLNGLAVWIFFHIRNKTSFIFYLKNIVVADLIMTLTFPFRIVHDAGLGPWYFKFILCRYSSVLFYANMYTSIVFLGLISIDRYLKVVKPFGDSRMYSITFTKVLSVCVWVLMAVLSLPNIILTNVQPTRENIHECTKLKSPLGVKWHNAITYVNSCLFVVVLVILIGCYIAISRYIHKSSRQFISQSSRKRKHNQSIRVVVAVFFTCFLPYHLCRIPFTFSHLDRLLDESAHKILYYCKEMTLFLSACNVCLDPIIYFFMCRSFSRRLFKKSNIRTRSESIRSLQSVRRSEVRIYYDYTDV; this comes from the coding sequence ATAATGAGCTGCATGGCCCAGGGAATCACACCCCAAGTAACACAAGCGATGGACCCGGAAAGAACACCACCGTTCACAACGAATTCGACACTATCGTCTTGCCCGGGCTTTACCTCGTTATATTCGTGGCAAGCATCTtgctgaatggtctagcagtatGGATCTTCTTTCACATTAGGAATAAAACCAGCTTCATATTTTATCTCAAAAACATAGTGGTTGCCGACCTCATAATGACACTGACGTTTCCATTTCGAATAGTCCACGATGCAGGACTTGGACCTTGGTACTTCAAGTTTATCCTCTGCAGATACTCTTCGGTTTTATTTTACGCCAACATGTATACTTCCATTGTGTTTCTTGGGCTAATAAGCATTGATCGCTACCTGAAGGTGGTAAAGCCATTTGGTGACTCTCGCATGTACAGCATAACCTTTACAAAGGTTTTATCTGTTTGTGTTTGGGTGCTCATGGCTGTCCTGTCCTTGCCAAACATCATTCTAACCAATGTCCAACCAACGAGGGAAAATATTCATGAGTGCACGAAACTTAAGAGTCCTTTGGGAGTGAAATGGCACAACGCCATCACTTATGTCAACAGCTGCTTGTTCGTGGTTGTGCTGGTGATACTGATCGGGTGTTACATTGCTATTTCCAGGTACATTCACAAATCCAGCAGGCAATTCATAAGCCAGTCAAGCCGAAAGCGAAAACACAACCAGAGCATTAGAGTGGTCGTGGCTGTGTTCTTTACCTGTTTTCTACCCTATCACTTGTGTAGGATTCCCTTTACTTTCAGTCACTTGGACAGACTTTTAGATGAGTCAGCACACAAAATCCTGTATTACTGCAAAGAAATGACACTTTTCCTGTCTGCGTGCAATGTGTGCCTGGACCCAATCATTTACTTTTTCATGTGTCGCTCATTTTCAAGAAGGCTATTCAAAAAATCAAACATCAGAACAAGGAGCGAAAGCATCCGATCACTACAAAGTGTTAGAAGATCCGAGGTCCGCATATACTATGATTATACTGACGTGTAG